The following proteins are encoded in a genomic region of Brachyspira pilosicoli:
- the dapD gene encoding 2,3,4,5-tetrahydropyridine-2,6-dicarboxylate N-acetyltransferase — translation MDMLEKSEDIIAYIKNSTKKTPVKAYIKGTLSNIKTNAKIFSYGDFNFIVGDYEEIKKILEEYKEFIMDYYLENDRRNSGVPTLSYFNINARIEPGAIIRDKVKIGDNAVIMMGAIINIGAEVGDGTMIDMGAVLGGRAIVGKNCHIGAGAVLAGVIEPPSAKPVIVEDNVVIGANAVVLEGVHIGKNAVIGAGAIVIEDVAENQVVAGNPAKVIKEKDSKTIDKTKLVDDLRK, via the coding sequence ATGGATATGTTAGAAAAATCTGAAGATATAATAGCTTATATAAAAAATTCAACAAAAAAAACACCGGTTAAAGCATATATAAAAGGAACTTTATCAAATATAAAAACCAATGCTAAAATTTTTTCTTATGGGGATTTTAATTTTATAGTTGGTGATTATGAAGAGATAAAAAAAATATTAGAAGAGTATAAAGAATTTATAATGGATTATTATTTAGAAAATGACAGAAGAAACTCTGGAGTACCTACTTTAAGTTATTTTAATATTAATGCGAGAATTGAGCCTGGTGCTATTATAAGAGACAAAGTAAAAATAGGTGATAATGCTGTTATAATGATGGGAGCTATTATTAACATTGGTGCTGAGGTAGGAGATGGAACTATGATAGATATGGGTGCTGTATTAGGAGGACGAGCTATTGTTGGTAAGAATTGTCATATTGGTGCTGGGGCAGTATTGGCTGGAGTAATAGAACCTCCTTCTGCTAAGCCTGTTATAGTTGAAGATAACGTTGTAATAGGAGCTAATGCTGTTGTATTAGAGGGAGTTCATATTGGTAAGAATGCCGTTATTGGTGCTGGTGCTATTGTTATAGAGGATGTAGCAGAAAATCAAGTAGTTGCTGGTAATCCTGCTAAAGTTATTAAAGAAAAAGACAGTAAAACTATTGATAAAACAAAATTAGTTGATGATTTGAGAAAATAA